GTTATGATCTTACATCGCTACCAGTAGTCGCCAAGTAGTAGTTTTCACAAATCAGATTAGACTGCTGTCTGTAAAGTTTTACATATTCCAGGTTTCGTGCCAGAGGTGTTTGATTTTTTTTATCGTCTTTCCTGTTGTTATTGCAGTCCAGCCCTCTTTAATAGCTTTTTTCTCTTTATCAGTCAACCTCCAGGATAAAGGTGGTCGATACTGACCAGTTTTGTAAAATTCAGGCGCATCAGATGCAGAGGGGAAGAAGATGGGAAAGTATTGGATATCTACCTTGTCCTGCCATTTTTGGGCTAAAAGTTCAGCTTCCTTTGCATTTCGAGATGCCAAAACTGAATCGCGTACCTTAAAGGTTGCTAGTAATGGGCCTATAGTCGCCATAAACCAGCCTCCATCTCCCTGCACTTTTTCGGTTGAAGGAGATTCGGGAAAAGCATTTATTTGCAATATCAGGACTCGTTTGATATTTAAACTATTTTCAGGTAGCCATTCATTTAGCTGTTCATCCAGCCATTCTGCTGCTGTTACAAAGCCAGAGTTATCGAAATAACCCCCATCAGCAACGTGATAGTTCCTATCTGGGATATTGATACTGTTGCGGCAGATAGGAGAAACATAGGGAAAAGTTGCTGATAGTCTTGCAGCCGTGACAACATTCATATCATAAGCTGCATAAAGGCTATTAAAGTCTAAATATTTCTTATTAGGAAGTTTACAAAATGTCATTGGAGTCATCAAAAACCGCCAGCCGTTTTCGACTAAAGTGGCATTGAATACAGGAATAGGAATTTCACCATCAAAAATCTGTTTTCGCCAGGTTGCTAAGGTTTTGCTCTTTTTCGGTTCCTTCATTTCTGCCTGCCAGTCTATCTCAACTGCTGTACCGCGATCAAACTTTGGGCGAATGAGGAAAGGAAGCCCTATAAATCGCCATACATCCAAATAAGCCATACCCCAACCAACAGCATCTAAGCTATCTCTAGTAGCAGCACTAAAACTATCTCTGGTAGTTCCCTCAAAGCTTTTTTGTTGGTTCTCTTCTAAAAAACCATCTTTATTAAAGCGATCTAAATAATACATTGTTCCTACGGAACCACCGGAAACAGAACTGATCAAACCAATTGCTTTAGTAAATGACTTTCCTAATAGTTCTTGAAAACCAGTCAATACCTCTACTGTCCATCCTGCTGCTTGAATTCCACCACCACTGGCACAAACAATTACTAAAGTTCTTTCTCCCTGTTGATGTTTGAGACGTTTATCTAGCACTTGTTTAAAATCACCAGAATCACTATCAACTCTCTTTTTATCTTTACTTTCATTAAGTGTATTGAGTTGAAAAAAGTGATTAACATCAAATGCCAAATAACTTAAACCAGAGAAAGCAATAAATAGAACTAATATAGGAACACGGAAATAATCAAGATAGAATGTTGCCCCTCCATAAATAATTACTGTTGTGGAAACTAGCATTAGCACATATAACAGAGCAGGTGCTTCGGGCCGATTGGGTTCTGGTTTGGGATTAAAAACTAAACCAACTGTCAGGTAAATAGTTAATCCAATTATCAAATAAGCAATTGCTGTCAAATGCCCCGCAGCCAATTCACCAGTTTGAGGATTGATATAGCCAGCTAGATGATTTTTGCTGATGAAAGAAAAGATATCAACGACTATTTTGTTTAAAAAAGTATTTGAGCTTAACCATTGTTTGAGTAAACCAAGAATAAACAAAAGTCCAATGCTCAATACCGTACCAACAGATGCTCCCCACCAGATTTCATTTTTGTTTAGCTTCTCTTGAGATAAATCAATTGCAACGATGCAAATATATAAGCTTAAGGCAATAGCTATGCCATATTG
This Nostoc sp. C052 DNA region includes the following protein-coding sequences:
- a CDS encoding patatin-like phospholipase family protein, producing MKKITWFALVLVVLATWLPSSDAIWKYLFFLRLPILMGLFLLLLPKLAKDWLPAMLKSLFILRDKWQLATIIVSAIGAGTSVILVTSIILDNSPARFSVPATIKIPEFWQYGIAIALSLYICIVAIDLSQEKLNKNEIWWGASVGTVLSIGLLFILGLLKQWLSSNTFLNKIVVDIFSFISKNHLAGYINPQTGELAAGHLTAIAYLIIGLTIYLTVGLVFNPKPEPNRPEAPALLYVLMLVSTTVIIYGGATFYLDYFRVPILVLFIAFSGLSYLAFDVNHFFQLNTLNESKDKKRVDSDSGDFKQVLDKRLKHQQGERTLVIVCASGGGIQAAGWTVEVLTGFQELLGKSFTKAIGLISSVSGGSVGTMYYLDRFNKDGFLEENQQKSFEGTTRDSFSAATRDSLDAVGWGMAYLDVWRFIGLPFLIRPKFDRGTAVEIDWQAEMKEPKKSKTLATWRKQIFDGEIPIPVFNATLVENGWRFLMTPMTFCKLPNKKYLDFNSLYAAYDMNVVTAARLSATFPYVSPICRNSINIPDRNYHVADGGYFDNSGFVTAAEWLDEQLNEWLPENSLNIKRVLILQINAFPESPSTEKVQGDGGWFMATIGPLLATFKVRDSVLASRNAKEAELLAQKWQDKVDIQYFPIFFPSASDAPEFYKTGQYRPPLSWRLTDKEKKAIKEGWTAITTGKTIKKIKHLWHETWNM